A single region of the Vidua macroura isolate BioBank_ID:100142 chromosome 12, ASM2450914v1, whole genome shotgun sequence genome encodes:
- the ALDH1A3 gene encoding aldehyde dehydrogenase family 1 member A3, whose protein sequence is MAALNGAVENGQPDKKVPPLPRPLRSLEVKYTKIFINNEWHESTSGKKFPTYNPSTLEKICDIEEGDKPDVDNAVEAAKAAFQRGSPWRQMDAPSRGRLLHKLADLLERDRVILATLETMDTGKPFLQAYFIDLEGCIRTLRYYAGWADKIQGRTIPVDENFVCFTRHEPMGVCGAITPWNFPLLMLVWKMAPALCCGNTLVVKPAEQTPLTSLYIGSLIKEVGFPPGVVNIVPGYGPTAGAAISTHDSIDKIAFTGSTKVGKLIKEAASKSNLKRVTLELGGKNPCIVCADADLDLAVECAHQGVFFNQGQCCTAASRVFVEEQIYPEFVKRSVEFAKKRLVGDPFDARTEQGPQIDQKQFDKILELIESGKKEGAKLECGGLAIEDRGLFIKPTVFSEVTDNMRIAKEEIFGPVQPIMKFKSIEEVIRRANNTEYGLTAAVFTKNLDRALTLASALQSGTVWINCYNALYAQAPFGGFKMSGNGRELGEYALAEYTEVKTVTIKLSQKSP, encoded by the exons ATGGCAGCCCTCAACGGCGCCGTGGAGAACGGGCAGCCCGACAAGAAAGTGCCCCCGCTGCCGCGGCCCCTGCGCAGCCTGGAGGTGAAATACACCAAG ATATTTATTAACAATGAATGGCACGAGTCTACAAGTGGAAAGAAGTTCCCCACCTACAACCCTTCAACGCTGGAGAAAATTTGTGACATTGAGGAAGGAGATAAG CCTGATGTGGATAATGCAGTGGAGGCAGCGAAGGCAGCGTTCCAGAGGGGGTCTCCGTGGAGACAGATGGATGCCCCAAGCAGAGGACGACTCCTGCACAAGCTGGCTGATCTCCTGGAGCGGGACAGAGTCATCCTGGCA actctgGAAACAATGGACACAGGAAAACCTTTTCTGCAGGCTTATTTCATTGACCTGGAGGGCTGTATAAGAACACTGCGGTACTATGCTGGATGGGCTGATAAAATTCAGGGCAGAACTATTCCAGTGG ATGAAAATTTTGTCTGTTTCACCCGGCACGAGCCGATGGGTGTCTGTGGAGCCATAACCCCA TGGAACTTCCCCCTGCTGATGCTGGTTTGGAAGATGgcaccagctctgtgctgtggaaaCACTCTGGTGGTTAAGCCAGCTGAACAAACTCCGCTCACGTCGCTCTACATTGGCTCTCTGATCAAGGAG GTGGGTTTCCCTCCGGGTGTGGTGAATATTGTGCCAGGCTATGGccccacagctggagctgcaatTTCTACCCATGACAGCATTGATAAAATTGCTTTTACTGGATCAACCAAG GTTGGAAAACTGATCAAAGAAGCTGCTTCTAAAAGCAACCTCAAAAGGGTGACGTTagagctgggagggaaaaaCCCCTGCATTGTGTGTGCAGATGCAGACT TGGACTTGGCAGTGGAATGTGCCCACCAAGGCGTGTTCTTCAACCAGGGGCagtgctgcacagctgcttcCCGCGTCTTCGTGGAGGAGCAGATCTACCCCGAGTTCGTCAAGCGCAGCGTGGAGTTTGCCAAGAAGAGACTGGTTGGAGACCCCTTTGATGCCAGAACTGAACAAGGGCCCCAG ATTGACCAAAAACAGTTTGATAAAATCCTGGAGCTGATAGAAAGTGGGAAGAAAGAAGGGGCTAAGCTGGAGTGTGGAGGTCTTGCCATTGAAGACAGAGGCCTGTTTATAAAACCTACAGTGTTTTCAGAGGTCACTGACAACATGAGAATTGCCAAAGAAGAG ATTTTTGGGCCAGTTCAGCCAATTATGAAGTTCAAGAGTATAGAAGAGGTGATAAGAAGAGCCAACAACACCGAGTACGGACTCACAGCTGCAGTGTTCACCAAGAACCTGGACAGAGCCTTAACCCTGGCTTCAGCTCTGCAGTCAGGAACAGTCTG GATCAACTGTTACAATGCGCTCTATGCTCAGGCTCCTTTTGGTGGCTTTAAAATGTCAGGCAATGGCAGAGAACT tggGGAGTATGCTTTGGCAGAATACACCGAAGTGAAAACAGTCACCATTAAACTGTCCCAGAAGAGTCCATG